DNA from Camelus dromedarius isolate mCamDro1 chromosome X, mCamDro1.pat, whole genome shotgun sequence:
catggaaacagcctaaatgtccatcgacggatgactggataaagaagaagtggtgtatttatacagtggaatactactcagccataaaacccgacaacataacgccatttgcagcaacatggatgttcctggatgtagtatgttttatattttcatttttttaattagtttgtaAGTACACAGTTTTCCCTCCTAGTTTTAAGTTTCTTTCCCTAGAGATTATTACATGCATATTTCACTTTTCTAAGTCTAAAGATAACCAGTATCTTTTCTCTCCCTCATGATATACAAGGGCTGTAGAACACTAGCTACATTTAAATTCTttctaactcaaaatggattgagaCTTGCATGTAGGACttaaaaccatgaaactcctagaagaaaacataggcagtaagctccttgacatcagccttggtgaaatagtttttttttttcttttagatttgacaccaaaaccaaagacaacaaaagcaaacataaactGGGACTGTGTtaaattaaaagcttctgcatGGCAAAGGAAGCATCaccaaagtgaaaaggcaacctactgagtgggagaCGACACTTGCAAATCTGATAAGGGGTTCATGTACAAAATACAGAAGGAATTCCTACAGCTCAATAGCGAGACAacagtctgatttttttaaatgggcagaggacctgaatagacatctttccaaGGAATACGTGTAAATGGCCAACGGGGACATacaaaagatgctcagcatcactaattaccCTGGACATGCAgctcaaaagcacaatgagacatcacttcaTCCCTATTAGAATGGCAATTAtcaaagagacaagaaataacaaagattagtgagggtgtggagaaaagggaactctcgtGCATTGTtcgtggaaatgtaaattggtgcagccactatggaaaacagtatggaggttcctaaaaaaagcaaaaataggactaccacatgatccagcaatcccacctctgggtatttatccccactaaatcagacagagaaagataaatgccaTATGATCTGACTTACACCtggaatcttaaaacaaacaaacaaaaactgaattcataggtacagattggtggttgccaaaggcaggggatggagggtgggcaaaatgggcaaaggtggtccaaaggtacagacttccagctataaaataaataagacctaGGGACCTAATGTGCAGCGTGGTGGCTAGAGTTAAtagtactgtattgtatattagaaagtttcacaatatatacagatattgaatcattatgttggcacctgaaactaatataatgttagctgtcaattatatcttaataaaaaattgcacagcttaaaaaaagaattactataGTCTTTTTGCCAGAAATTATGAAAACCAGAAGATACTAATAAAATTTGTACAGTGCTGAAACAGACAAAACTGTCAATCTAGAGTTTTACATCctgtgaaaatatatttcagaaataaagaaggaacacagacattttcagaaacaaaaaacaaaatcagagagTTTTCACCAACTGAACTTAACCTTAAGAAATGTTACTGGAAGTTCTTCAGGTTGAAGTAAAGTAATACATACCAGATATGGATTTGGATCTACAAATAAAGAAGAGGGCTGAAACTGATAAATATATGTGcagattttgaagatttttctcataGAAGCCTAGATTACCAGAGGCTCAGACCTTACATGTTAAAAGCTCAGTCCCTCAAGGCTGTCCCCCACTTTAGATGCCACTTGCAAGTCTCAGGGGCCCTCTATGCTTCTGACAAACTGGCTGTCAGTAGGTGGTTCCCATGATCCCCTTCCCAGTTTCCATATTtcgctagaatggctcacagaacttagGAACACACTTACAATTCCTTGTTTATTATAAAGGCTATTATAAGCCAGATCTCACCAATGAAGATACCTAGGAGCCGCCAAGAATTGCCATACTACACCAATTTATACTGAGTCCTTTTAAGGTTGTTATTTCTCCTATGAATATGACTTTGGCCACATCTCATAGGTTTCCTCTCTGTTTTTTGGAAGATGATTCGGGATCAGGGTCATAGCAGCTTCTTAAAAATGTGTGAGTTTTCCATCTTTGGACTACACCATATTATGGTATGTGTATATTCCATGAACATTAAAAAGTAGAACTTTCCCATAAAACGCTGCAAGTCTGGAGTCTTTtttcaggaaattatttttatatctttttggaTTTTGGTGTCTGAGAGTTGAAAAGGGGAATTTCAGTGTgagtttaatttgtatttctcaaatTATGAATGACATTGATTCTCTCTTCTTATGTTTAAAAAccacttgtatttctttttctgtgagtttctgTTCACTTCCTTGTCCACTTTCTATTGCATTGCTGTTGATAATTTACAAAGAGAATCAATTAATGATTGATTATCATTATCAATGAAAAATCAGTTAAGATAAATATGTAACCACCTCACATACGTATTAATCAACATATCGGTGTAGTGAATTACATTCTTTCAGTCCTTCATTCAAAccatatttactgaacacctactaatGTCACATGAATAGGACAGAAAAAAATCTCCGGACTCAtggataaaggaaaaaagagcttaaaattatatatatatatattaaaaacattatatttgtatatatatataaatttcaagTATCGGTAAGTGCTAAAAAAAGGCAAAGCGAGTAGTAAGTCATGGTGTGATAGTCTTTTAACAGGtgatttttttggtctctgattctttttctctctgtatgtgaatgtgtgtgcaagcACATGTGCAATGTTCGTTTCCAGATTGATGTCAGTCATAttgattttaaagattaaattggTATACTTGATATCTTTTCCATGTTCTTTAACCTTTTCAATAACATGGGAATATTTTGCTTCTTGAAGTTTTGATCAAATAAACTGGACTCGATCTCTCTTTCTCCTTGGATTAAATCTTTGGCCACCTTTCAAATTTTCCCTTTAGTACTGGCGTCAAGAAGCTATCTATCTCTTCTTAAGtcaattttggaaattaagatACTCCTAGAAATTGTCTCATTTTATCTGGAGTCAAaattgatttgctttttaaatatttagttttcacCCTCTCTCTCATGCCTAAACCGTATtgatttttattgtatctttgTATCATAACCACACCAATTTATTGTGCACACAGACCCTGCGGGTCAGGAGTTGGGACAGGGCAAACTAGGCACCTGGTTTCTCCGCTCGGTGATGTCTGGGGCCTCGGCTGGGAAGACTCAAGCAGGTGGGGGCCAGAATCCTCCGAGGGCCCCCTCACCCACCTGTCCCCCATCTGGCTGGGACAACTGGAAGGCTGGGCTCTGTGGACCAGCGCACCTCCACGTGGCCCCTCCAAGGAGCTTGGTTTCCTCGCATCATTGCGACCTTCGGACGCTGCCTCCTCTTACAGGCAGCTCAGGGATCCCAGAGCACCTCGTCCAGGGAACAGTCCTGAAGCTGCACCGCCTTCCATGACTCAGCCTTGGAAGTCACACGGCATCTCTTCCTCTCTACTCCACGGGAGCAAGCAGGcacaggccagcccagattcGGGCGTCGGGGATACAGACCCCCACCTCTCAAGAGGAGGCGGGAAAAGCCCATCTTGTAGCAGAGCACGTGGGACGGACGATGGCTGTGTCCATCCTGGAAAAGACTCTCGGCCACACAGTTGCAGTTCTTGTCACCCGCACCAGTCGAGAAATGGCGGTGAACGCAGTGCCTTCGCCTGCACTGGGAGTGTACTCTGTGACGTCGGCGGGGATGTCTGTGGCCCGGGCAGTGTGTTGACCCACCACGACCCACGCCGGAGTCGGAAGGGGCACCCCACCCATCTCTCTCCCCGCAGCTCCCAAGCCTCCTGGGGGCGTCACAGCCCGTGCCCGTGCATGTACTGCCACCTACTGGCGACAGCCTCCAATTGCAGATTTTGTTCTCTTGAGAGCGACAGGAACCTCTTCAGTTCCATCCAACAAACCAGTCCCACCCAAGCCGAAGCGAGAATGCTGCCACTTCTCTGACGACGTCCCTCATCTAGAAGACGCGGACGATGGCAGCGTCTCCATCACAGAATGTTTGGGACACTGAATAATTGCATACGCCCCCTGAAAGCGGTGCCCGGCACAAAACATGCCCCGTTACTTGTGTTTCATTCCACTCGCAGTAAAACTGCACGGGGCAGTCGGGGTTTGGATAGATCTAGAAAGACGTATAGAGTGAATTGAAAACCGAGTCTTCACGCAAGcgagctgccccctcccccaccccccaccatggcCTGGCACAGCAGAGTCACGCAGGGAGGGCTGGTTGGTGAGCAGATGCACGTGAGGACAGCAGAGACTCGGGGGGCGCTGGACACCTGAGACTTCCGTCTCAGGGACAGTCCCCTCCAACCCGAAGGCAAGGAGGAGACAGGGCATCTCTGTCCCACCGTCACCAAGACCAGCCCTTCCTCCAGCTCAGGAGGTGCCTCAGGGCCCCCTTCATGTCTTTATTCCTGAGACTGTAAATGAAGGGGTTGAGCATGGGGGCCACGAGCACGTACAGCAAGCACCGTGGCCGCCGAGTCCTCGGCTGTGTAGGAGGAGGAAGGGCGCAGATACACCCCGAAGAGGGTCCCATAGAATAGTGACACCACAGCCAGGTGGGAACTGCACGTGGAAAAGGCTTTCAGCTTGCCCCGGGAAGAACGCAGCCTTTGGATGGCTGAGAAAATGCGTAcgtaggagagagagagagaaagaggaagggacagaCAAAAAGAAAGCTCCCCATGGTGTAGACGACCAGCTCACTGGTGTGGGTATCTGAGCAGGAGAGCTTCACAGTGCGTAGAGCTCACAGAAAATGTGGTGGATTCTGACACTTGCACAGAATGACAGCGTACTCATCAGGAGGGTGTGGACCAGGGGATAGACATTTGTGACAATCAGAGCCACGGACACTGACATGATGCAGAACTTGGGGCTCATGGTGGTGGTGTAGTGAAGAGGGTGACATATGGCCAGAAATCGGTCATACGCCATCAGTGCCAAGAGGACATTGTCCAGTTCTAGAAACAAGATGAGAAAATACATCTGGGCGAGGCACCGGCCGTAGGAGATGGATTGGCTCTGGGCGTGcatgtttagcagcatctttgGTACAGTGACAGAGGTGAAGCAGACATCAACGCAGGACAGGCTGGCTATGAGGAAGTACATGGGGATGTGGAGGGTGGAGGTGGCGCTGTTGGCCAGGACAATGAGCAGGTTCCCCACTACGGCGACCAGGTACATGGTCAGGAACAGACAGAAGAGGAAGGGCTGGTGTTCAGGCACCTCTGACAGTCCCAGGAGGAGAAACTCTGGGGTGACACTCAGGTTGCCTTTCACCATGCTGCTGGCTTCTGCAAACAGGCACTGGAAACACGTGTGCCAGCAAGACAGGGGCAACCTGGGGACCTTCAGCACCGCTGAAATCGTCCTTTGTGACGTTTCGGGGCGGAACGCCAACCTGGGGTAGGAAGGACAAGACTGACTTGTGGCTCTGCCTGGTCACCACAGAGTGCAGGAGGGCGGAGTGGAAGCTCTCCCTCAGGGCGGGAGCCCCGCCTGCTTCCCCAGGAGGAAAGGAACACCAGGCAGAGAAgaccaagagaactgaaaagatAGGGCCTGGTTTGGGGAGAGTGGGTGGAAGTGGGTTGACTTGTGCATTGGTTGGACCCCTGTGGGCCTTTTAATTTCATCCGCGTGAGAGTCTGGGCGAAGACCATTAGGcaaaattctgtgtgtgtgcgcgcgcacttAGACACATCTACTTCGTAGACATAGACAGAGACATACGTGCTCACATGTACATATGCACAGAAAGACGCACGAAAAGATGGTCACGAAAACGCTAACCAACAGTGGCTATCTCTGGGGCGTGACGTCTATACCTGCATCCTTTTTCAACGATAAACACGTGTCAGTTTCCCAAATGATAATCCATGGACGTTAATGTGTCTTTCAGGAGGCCTCCGTGATGGGCTGAGTT
Protein-coding regions in this window:
- the LOC105087104 gene encoding olfactory receptor 7G3; this encodes MVKGNLSVTPEFLLLGLSEVPEHQPFLFCLFLTMYLVAVVGNLLIVLANSATSTLHIPMYFLIASLSCVDVCFTSVTVPKMLLNMHAQSQSISYGRCLAQMYFLILFLELDNVLLALMAYDRFLAICHPLHYTTTMSPKFCIMSVSVALIVTNVYPLVHTLLMTIQRLRSSRGKLKAFSTCSSHLAVVSLFYGTLFGVYLRPSSSYTAEDSAATVLAIYPNPDCPVQFYCEWNETQVTGHVLCRAPLSGGVCNYSVSQTFCDGDAAIVRVF